From Thermogemmata fonticola, one genomic window encodes:
- a CDS encoding alkaline phosphatase family protein — protein sequence MYRNPLVHRRGSMSTILTRILPGAMALGLIGVAAQTVLWGEQAPPPRPAPSTDASQEQAAQAPHNPFRRLPGLQKDGTVQLPNQWKLQPAGRHLEVGDFPVHIELHPTGQFAAVLHCGMREHEVVILDLAEKNRRIVSRVTVPQAFYGLAFSPDGRQLYASGGEFDVVHVWDFDKGLLHNARSVNVAVPDEPRIVPAGITLDERGNDLFVCGLWADVLIRVPLTNPTNLVAIPLRPPSPQKPVEPKGQGEPPSPPDGRKEATSAPGGKQPPKKKGPVTEDEYGGVRPRGLYPYTVLVEPGNRRAFVSLWAASAIAVIDLENNRLLTRWPTESHPTEMVLSPDGKTLYVACANSTKVSVLDVATGKALQVIHAALYPQAPVGNTPNSLCLTPDGQILIVANADANNLALFNVSDRLQAKPLGFIPTGWYPTSVRYNRLDKTIYFTNGKGVISKANRSGPNPEKPQPSNLIEYIGSLYRGTFAALPMPNPEQMARLSKQAYECSPLRPDNAPRADDVPPDHPIPRKLGDPSPIKYVIYIIKENRTYDQIFGDLAAGPNPIGNGDPELCLFPEPVTPNHHKLAREFVLLDNFYVDGEVSADGHEWSMGAYATDFVEKLWPLSYRGSPRKTFGYPAEGLLDPAARPAGGYLWDRAKEAGVSYRSYGEWIENGAKNPDGTFQPGRARVPALEGHFDPLFRGYDLSYPDVRRAERFISELRRFEKEGEMPRLQIVRLPNDHTAGTRVGMPTPTAYVADNDLALGMVVEAVTHSKFWKQTAIFVVEDDAQNGPDHVDAHRTVALVISPYTRRRFVDSTLYSTSSMLRTMELILGLKPMSQFDAAARPMYNSFQSRPDFTPYKHEVPRVNMQEVNKPTAWGADRSARFDLSKEDAADDILFNEVIWKAVKGADSPMPPPVRAAFFLPVRPAAMRDDDDD from the coding sequence ATGTATCGCAACCCGTTGGTCCACCGGCGAGGGTCCATGAGCACCATTCTAACGAGGATTCTTCCTGGGGCGATGGCTCTGGGACTGATTGGGGTGGCGGCCCAAACTGTGTTGTGGGGGGAACAAGCTCCGCCCCCACGGCCAGCACCCAGCACGGATGCCTCCCAGGAACAAGCGGCACAGGCTCCCCATAACCCCTTCCGACGCTTGCCCGGATTACAAAAGGACGGCACCGTTCAGTTGCCGAACCAGTGGAAGTTGCAGCCCGCAGGCCGACACCTGGAAGTTGGTGATTTCCCTGTCCACATCGAGTTGCATCCCACCGGGCAGTTCGCGGCGGTGCTGCACTGCGGCATGCGGGAGCATGAGGTAGTCATCCTCGATCTCGCAGAGAAAAACCGGCGCATCGTCAGTCGCGTGACTGTCCCCCAGGCCTTCTACGGCCTAGCTTTCTCTCCCGATGGCCGGCAGTTGTACGCCAGCGGCGGGGAATTCGATGTGGTTCACGTCTGGGATTTCGACAAGGGACTGCTGCACAATGCCCGGAGCGTGAATGTCGCCGTGCCCGATGAACCGCGAATCGTTCCTGCGGGAATCACCCTGGATGAGCGAGGGAATGATCTGTTCGTCTGTGGCTTATGGGCGGATGTGCTCATTCGTGTGCCCTTGACCAATCCCACGAATCTGGTGGCTATCCCTCTGCGTCCGCCATCGCCTCAAAAGCCTGTTGAACCCAAGGGACAAGGCGAACCTCCCAGCCCGCCGGATGGTCGAAAGGAAGCGACCTCTGCCCCAGGTGGCAAACAACCGCCGAAAAAGAAAGGGCCGGTGACCGAGGATGAGTACGGCGGCGTGCGGCCCCGCGGGCTGTATCCCTATACCGTCCTGGTCGAGCCGGGAAACCGCCGGGCTTTCGTCTCCCTCTGGGCTGCCTCGGCGATCGCAGTCATCGATCTGGAAAACAACCGCCTGCTAACCCGTTGGCCGACGGAGTCCCACCCCACCGAAATGGTGTTGTCTCCCGATGGCAAAACGCTTTACGTGGCCTGCGCCAATTCCACGAAAGTCTCGGTGCTTGATGTGGCCACAGGCAAAGCCTTGCAAGTGATCCATGCCGCCTTGTATCCCCAGGCGCCTGTTGGGAATACCCCGAATAGCCTGTGCTTGACCCCCGACGGACAAATCCTGATTGTAGCCAATGCCGATGCCAATAATTTGGCTCTGTTCAATGTTTCCGACCGATTGCAGGCGAAACCTTTGGGTTTTATCCCGACCGGCTGGTATCCTACATCCGTGCGATACAATCGCCTGGACAAGACGATCTATTTCACGAACGGCAAAGGGGTCATTTCCAAGGCCAATCGCAGCGGTCCGAATCCAGAAAAGCCGCAACCTTCCAATCTGATCGAATACATCGGCAGTCTCTATCGCGGGACCTTCGCCGCTTTGCCCATGCCCAACCCAGAACAGATGGCCCGCCTGAGCAAGCAGGCGTATGAGTGCAGTCCCTTGCGGCCCGATAACGCACCGCGGGCCGATGATGTGCCCCCGGATCATCCCATTCCTCGCAAGTTGGGTGATCCATCACCGATCAAATACGTGATTTACATCATCAAGGAGAACCGGACCTATGATCAGATTTTCGGCGATTTGGCAGCAGGACCGAATCCAATCGGCAATGGCGATCCAGAACTGTGCCTCTTCCCCGAACCGGTGACTCCGAATCATCATAAACTGGCACGCGAATTCGTGCTGTTGGACAATTTCTACGTGGATGGCGAGGTGTCCGCCGATGGCCACGAGTGGAGCATGGGGGCTTACGCCACGGACTTTGTGGAGAAACTCTGGCCGCTCAGTTATCGCGGAAGCCCGCGCAAAACGTTCGGGTATCCAGCGGAGGGATTGCTGGACCCGGCCGCTCGGCCTGCCGGGGGTTACCTGTGGGATCGTGCCAAAGAGGCCGGTGTATCCTACCGCAGCTATGGCGAGTGGATCGAAAACGGCGCGAAAAATCCCGACGGCACCTTCCAGCCGGGACGCGCCCGCGTGCCAGCTCTGGAGGGACACTTCGATCCGCTGTTCCGCGGATATGATCTGAGCTATCCCGATGTCAGGCGAGCGGAACGCTTCATCAGCGAATTGCGACGCTTCGAGAAAGAAGGCGAGATGCCCCGCTTGCAGATCGTCCGCCTGCCGAACGATCACACCGCCGGCACCCGCGTTGGTATGCCGACCCCCACTGCTTACGTGGCTGACAATGATCTGGCATTAGGAATGGTGGTCGAGGCGGTCACCCACAGCAAGTTCTGGAAACAAACCGCGATCTTCGTCGTGGAAGATGATGCACAGAACGGTCCCGACCATGTCGATGCCCACCGGACCGTGGCGCTGGTCATTAGTCCCTATACCAGGCGCCGGTTCGTGGACAGCACGCTCTATTCGACTTCCAGCATGTTGCGTACGATGGAGTTGATCCTGGGACTCAAACCGATGAGTCAATTCGATGCGGCGGCCCGCCCCATGTACAACTCTTTCCAAAGTCGTCCGGATTTCACACCCTACAAGCATGAAGTGCCACGAGTGAATATGCAGGAGGTGAACAAGCCGACTGCCTGGGGGGCCGATCGCTCGGCACGCTTCGATCTGAGCAAGGAAGATGCGGCGGATGACATTCTCTTCAACGAGGTGATCTGGAAAGCCGTCAAGGGTGCGGACAGTCCCATGCCTCCGCCGGTACGTGCGGCCTTCTTCCTACCGGTACGGCCTGCCGCGATGCGAGATGACGACGATGACTGA
- a CDS encoding serine/threonine protein kinase produces the protein MGWLDFLFGGKKNPTASSGGTARKKLKPVNLEKRFDLSGRTGQGSMSKVYRAYDRELGRIVCLKVLDKVKTANFEARFKGLNKPSEGEICLSLRHDNIVRTYEHGISTQGDPFLVMEWIEGLGLNYLIETRSKQLNGNRINYLCQLCDAVQYLHDNRWLHRDLCPRNVMIDNEGVLKLIDFGLTIPWKPEFCSGGNRTGTPDILAPEIIRRRPIDNRVDLFALGVTAYEIFLNQLPWERSLSSEETFRRRMNLPPRHPKELKPDIEDDLAAVLFKSVAKEPQDRFSSATAFKEALLGLERQDY, from the coding sequence GTGGGATGGCTTGACTTTTTATTCGGGGGAAAGAAGAATCCCACTGCCTCTAGCGGTGGTACAGCCAGGAAGAAACTCAAACCCGTCAACTTAGAAAAACGGTTCGACCTGAGCGGTCGGACTGGACAAGGCAGCATGTCCAAAGTTTACCGCGCCTATGACCGAGAACTCGGACGCATCGTTTGCCTCAAAGTCTTAGATAAAGTCAAGACTGCCAACTTCGAGGCCCGCTTCAAAGGCCTCAACAAACCCAGCGAGGGCGAGATCTGCCTCTCGCTCCGTCATGACAACATCGTCCGCACCTACGAACATGGCATCTCCACCCAGGGCGATCCGTTTCTCGTGATGGAGTGGATCGAGGGGCTGGGCCTCAATTATCTCATCGAAACGCGTTCCAAACAACTCAACGGCAACCGCATCAATTACCTCTGCCAGCTCTGCGACGCCGTGCAATACCTCCATGACAACCGCTGGCTCCACCGCGACTTATGCCCCCGCAATGTCATGATCGACAACGAAGGCGTCCTCAAGCTGATTGACTTCGGCCTGACCATACCCTGGAAACCGGAGTTCTGCTCTGGGGGCAATCGCACCGGCACCCCCGACATCCTCGCCCCGGAAATCATCCGCCGCCGCCCCATCGACAACCGCGTGGACCTCTTCGCACTTGGAGTCACCGCCTACGAAATTTTCCTCAACCAGCTTCCTTGGGAACGCAGCCTCTCCAGCGAAGAAACTTTCCGCCGGCGTATGAATCTGCCCCCACGCCACCCCAAGGAACTCAAGCCGGATATCGAAGATGACTTGGCCGCTGTTTTGTTCAAGTCCGTAGCGAAGGAACCGCAGGATCGCTTCTCCTCCGCCACCGCCTTCAAAGAGGCCCTCCTGGGCCTCGAACGACAGGACTACTGA
- the accD gene encoding acetyl-CoA carboxylase, carboxyltransferase subunit beta codes for MEQVTAVRSESMTSERVKRGVPEGLWMRCPQCHATVFRKEVVLRWYVCPECDYHLTMPARDRITQLLDEGTFEEWDTDLRPCDPLGFVDRIPYHQRLTEEQQKTGMWDAAVTGKGFIRGRPVVLGITDFAFMAGSMGSVVGEKLARAAERATELRLPLIFVSGSGGGARMQEGILSLMQMAKVSAAIARHDSAGGFYLCILTHPTMGGVAASWALQGDITLAEPGAMIGFAGRRTIANTVRLELPDNFQTSEFLLQHGFIDRIVHRKDLRTEVARIIDYCTSP; via the coding sequence ATGGAACAGGTTACGGCGGTGCGGAGCGAGAGCATGACCAGCGAGCGGGTCAAGCGCGGCGTTCCTGAGGGGCTGTGGATGCGCTGCCCCCAATGCCACGCGACCGTCTTCCGCAAAGAGGTCGTCCTCCGCTGGTATGTCTGCCCAGAATGTGACTATCATCTCACCATGCCCGCTCGCGACCGCATCACTCAATTGCTTGACGAAGGCACATTTGAGGAATGGGATACTGACCTGCGGCCCTGCGATCCCCTCGGTTTCGTAGACCGCATCCCCTACCACCAGCGACTCACGGAAGAACAGCAAAAAACCGGCATGTGGGATGCTGCGGTGACGGGGAAGGGATTCATCCGAGGCCGGCCCGTGGTTCTGGGAATTACCGACTTCGCCTTCATGGCTGGAAGCATGGGGAGTGTAGTCGGCGAGAAACTGGCACGAGCGGCGGAACGTGCCACGGAGCTGCGCCTGCCCCTCATTTTTGTCAGCGGCTCCGGCGGCGGGGCCCGCATGCAAGAAGGCATTCTGTCCCTCATGCAAATGGCCAAGGTGTCCGCGGCCATCGCCCGCCACGACTCCGCTGGCGGTTTTTACCTCTGTATCCTCACCCACCCCACCATGGGAGGCGTAGCGGCGAGCTGGGCCTTGCAAGGCGACATCACCCTTGCAGAGCCAGGAGCCATGATCGGCTTTGCCGGACGCCGAACCATCGCCAACACCGTCCGCCTGGAACTCCCGGACAACTTCCAGACCAGCGAATTCCTCCTCCAGCATGGCTTCATCGACCGCATCGTCCATCGCAAGGACCTCCGCACCGAAGTCGCCCGCATCATCGACTACTGCACTTCCCCTTAA
- a CDS encoding phosphoglycerate kinase yields MPKKILEHLGDLRGKKVLVRVDFNVPLDKTTGAVKNDRRIRAALPTIEKLRQAGAAIILMSHLGRPEKATPEERRLLTMDRVAERLGQLLGQPVPVLGGGDAVVGPAVQQAAAALQPGQVALLQNLRFDPREQKNSPEFAAALASLGDAYVNDAFGTCHNDNDTSMVALPAAFKAAGKPRAIGRLVQRELEILDQLLTQPTRPLLAIMGGAKVSDKLGFIQALLHKVDHLLIGGKMTYAFLKAQGRSVGSTRVAGEEVEAARPLLAHVGQKILLPVDYLTARSDNLQDTRLCQGDIPEGYEGVDIGPRTVAAYVAHIRSAGTVVWNGPLGWFEQALFSRGTYGIAVALATCKATTIVGGGETAEAVEQFELAELMTHVSTGGGAFLAYVEGKKFLSLAQIDDL; encoded by the coding sequence ATGCCGAAAAAAATCCTGGAGCACCTGGGGGACCTCCGCGGAAAAAAGGTATTGGTCCGCGTGGATTTCAATGTTCCCCTGGACAAGACAACGGGGGCCGTCAAGAATGATCGCCGCATCCGGGCCGCCTTGCCCACGATCGAGAAGCTCCGCCAAGCGGGAGCCGCGATCATCCTGATGAGCCACTTAGGCCGTCCAGAAAAAGCCACGCCAGAAGAGCGCCGGCTTTTGACGATGGATCGTGTGGCGGAGCGCCTCGGCCAACTCCTGGGGCAGCCGGTTCCCGTATTAGGCGGCGGCGATGCAGTTGTCGGGCCGGCTGTGCAACAAGCGGCTGCCGCACTGCAACCGGGTCAGGTGGCCCTGTTGCAGAACCTGCGCTTCGATCCGCGCGAGCAGAAAAACAGTCCCGAGTTTGCCGCGGCCCTGGCCAGCCTGGGTGATGCTTATGTGAATGACGCCTTTGGCACCTGTCACAACGACAACGACACCTCGATGGTCGCTCTGCCCGCGGCGTTCAAAGCGGCCGGCAAGCCGCGCGCCATCGGCCGGCTCGTACAGCGGGAGCTGGAAATCCTTGACCAGTTACTCACCCAGCCGACGCGGCCGCTTCTAGCCATCATGGGAGGAGCCAAAGTCTCCGATAAACTCGGTTTCATCCAGGCTCTATTGCATAAAGTCGATCACCTTCTGATCGGCGGCAAGATGACTTATGCCTTTTTGAAAGCCCAGGGGCGCAGCGTCGGCTCCACCCGAGTAGCCGGGGAGGAGGTCGAAGCCGCCCGGCCGCTTCTAGCCCATGTCGGCCAGAAAATCCTGCTGCCGGTCGATTACCTCACGGCCCGCTCGGACAATTTGCAAGATACTCGTCTCTGTCAAGGGGATATTCCCGAAGGATACGAGGGTGTGGATATCGGTCCGCGGACAGTAGCGGCTTACGTGGCCCATATCCGCTCTGCGGGCACAGTAGTGTGGAACGGCCCGCTGGGCTGGTTTGAGCAAGCATTGTTTTCCCGCGGCACTTATGGGATAGCCGTAGCTCTGGCCACCTGCAAGGCCACGACTATCGTGGGGGGTGGAGAAACTGCCGAGGCTGTGGAACAATTTGAACTGGCCGAACTGATGACCCATGTTTCCACCGGCGGCGGTGCCTTTCTCGCCTACGTGGAAGGGAAGAAATTCCTCAGCCTGGCCCAGATCGACGACCTCTAA
- the gap gene encoding type I glyceraldehyde-3-phosphate dehydrogenase, which translates to MAAKIGINGFGRIGRLVFRAIVEQGLLGKELDVVAVNDLVPADNLAYLLKYDSTQGRFRGEVGSRKSKPDLPEDDILTVNGHEIRCLSVKEGPAALPWKELGVEYVIESTGLFTEASKARGHLTAGARKVIISAPAKEEDITIVMGVNHDKYDPARHHIVSNASCTTNCLAPLVHVLLKEGFGIEEGLMTTVHSYTATQKVVDGPSRKDWKGGRAAAINIIPSTTGAAKAVGLVCPEVKGKLTGMAFRIPTATVSVVDLTVRTSRETSYKEICETMKRASQTYLKGILAYTEDEVVSSDFIHDSASSIFDAGSGIELNSRFFKLIAWYDNEWGYSMRCVDLLRHMIAKG; encoded by the coding sequence ATGGCCGCGAAGATCGGGATCAACGGCTTTGGACGAATCGGGCGTCTTGTGTTCCGAGCCATCGTCGAACAGGGGCTGCTGGGTAAGGAATTGGATGTCGTAGCCGTCAACGACTTAGTACCCGCCGACAATTTGGCCTATTTGCTCAAATATGATTCCACGCAAGGCCGCTTCCGGGGAGAAGTGGGAAGCCGCAAATCCAAGCCAGACCTCCCGGAGGACGACATTTTGACCGTCAACGGCCACGAGATTCGCTGCCTGTCGGTGAAGGAAGGGCCGGCGGCTTTGCCCTGGAAAGAACTGGGAGTGGAGTACGTCATTGAGAGTACTGGCTTATTTACCGAAGCGAGCAAAGCCCGCGGCCACCTGACGGCAGGCGCCCGCAAGGTCATCATCTCGGCGCCGGCCAAGGAGGAAGACATTACCATCGTCATGGGAGTCAATCACGACAAGTACGATCCCGCCCGGCATCATATCGTCTCGAATGCGAGTTGCACCACCAATTGCTTGGCTCCCCTCGTCCACGTGCTCCTCAAAGAGGGCTTCGGAATCGAAGAAGGGTTGATGACCACGGTCCACAGCTACACTGCGACGCAGAAGGTCGTGGACGGACCCAGTCGCAAAGATTGGAAAGGAGGGCGGGCGGCAGCCATCAACATCATTCCAAGCACGACCGGTGCAGCGAAAGCCGTCGGCCTCGTCTGCCCGGAAGTCAAAGGAAAGCTAACGGGCATGGCCTTCCGCATCCCCACGGCTACCGTTTCGGTCGTGGACCTGACGGTGCGCACCAGCCGCGAGACCAGCTACAAGGAAATCTGCGAGACCATGAAGCGCGCCAGCCAGACATACCTCAAAGGTATCCTGGCCTACACTGAAGATGAGGTCGTCTCTTCGGACTTCATCCACGATTCCGCAAGCAGCATTTTCGACGCGGGCAGCGGGATCGAGTTGAACAGCCGTTTCTTCAAACTCATCGCCTGGTACGACAACGAATGGGGTTATAGCATGCGGTGTGTGGACCTGCTCCGCCACATGATCGCCAAAGGTTGA
- a CDS encoding malate dehydrogenase, producing the protein MAQAVRVAVTGAAGRVANSLIVRIASGEVFGPDVPVILQLLELPVAMKTLEGILYELQDCAFPTLQDVIITDDANRAFEGCNWAILVGAAPRGPGEQRSDLIRKNGPIFVEQGRVLARRAASDVRILVVGNPCNTNCLIAWRNGRDIPAERWHAMTRLDHNRAVYALAAKANVPVTAVTCMTIWGNHSNTQYPDFTNARINGRPATEVITDRQWLETVFVPQCQERGKFIIDTTKVSSSFSAANGAIDHIKSLVRGTPSGDWTSAALVSRGEYGVPEGIVFGYPVTSRGDGCWQIVEGLKLDEFGQQKFQITLQELIKERDVVQDLLPS; encoded by the coding sequence ATGGCACAAGCAGTTCGAGTTGCGGTCACCGGGGCAGCGGGACGTGTGGCTAACAGCCTGATCGTGCGCATCGCATCCGGCGAAGTATTCGGTCCGGATGTACCCGTCATTCTGCAACTGCTGGAGTTGCCCGTGGCGATGAAGACGCTCGAGGGCATTCTCTACGAGTTGCAAGACTGCGCTTTTCCCACCTTGCAGGACGTGATCATCACAGATGATGCGAACCGAGCATTTGAAGGGTGCAATTGGGCCATTCTGGTCGGAGCTGCTCCACGTGGGCCTGGAGAGCAACGTTCGGATTTGATCCGCAAAAACGGTCCGATCTTCGTGGAACAAGGGCGGGTTCTCGCTCGGCGGGCTGCTAGTGATGTCCGCATCTTGGTCGTCGGCAATCCCTGCAATACGAACTGTCTCATCGCTTGGCGGAACGGTCGGGATATTCCGGCGGAAAGGTGGCACGCCATGACCCGCCTGGATCATAACCGCGCCGTCTATGCTTTGGCTGCCAAAGCGAACGTACCCGTGACCGCGGTCACGTGCATGACCATTTGGGGCAACCACTCGAATACCCAGTATCCGGACTTCACGAATGCTCGCATCAACGGGCGTCCGGCCACCGAGGTGATCACCGACCGCCAGTGGTTGGAGACGGTCTTCGTACCCCAATGCCAGGAGCGCGGGAAATTCATCATCGATACGACGAAGGTGTCCTCTTCTTTCTCCGCTGCCAATGGTGCGATCGACCATATCAAGAGCCTGGTCCGCGGTACGCCTTCGGGGGACTGGACCAGCGCTGCTTTGGTCTCGCGGGGAGAATACGGGGTGCCGGAGGGGATTGTCTTCGGCTATCCCGTCACATCCCGCGGCGACGGCTGCTGGCAAATCGTGGAAGGTCTCAAACTCGATGAGTTCGGACAGCAGAAGTTTCAGATCACGTTGCAGGAGTTGATCAAGGAACGGGATGTGGTCCAGGATTTACTGCCGAGTTGA
- a CDS encoding BUD32 family EKC/KEOPS complex subunit has protein sequence MKGRFATRPRPALFRALGRQDPPRIVRIGNLCYKRQEVFKHDSWAATALYRGGEDGAPPRAVCKFHRVAPVCGLPMHWFGVWMAQRERQLLARLADLPVVPRLLPAVTAEDGTSLPHAIAREYIPGRPLDRDVPLGPDFFTQLRHALAEMHRRGIAYVDLHKRENIIVGWNGQPYLVDFQISWNHRWEGSGPALPVGQSWTWRLAERVFSALCQADFYHLEKHIRRVQGSRGPRIPPPEWVRWHRAVAVPFRELRRRLLVLCGIRSGRGAATTEQFVEVAFRSSDTVRSAAA, from the coding sequence ATGAAAGGCCGTTTCGCTACCCGTCCCCGCCCCGCTTTATTTCGTGCCCTGGGACGACAGGACCCTCCTCGGATCGTCCGAATTGGCAACCTCTGCTACAAGCGCCAGGAGGTATTCAAACACGACTCGTGGGCAGCCACAGCTTTGTACAGAGGCGGTGAGGATGGTGCACCGCCTCGTGCGGTGTGCAAGTTCCATCGTGTGGCACCCGTCTGTGGTCTGCCGATGCATTGGTTCGGTGTGTGGATGGCCCAGCGTGAACGCCAACTGCTGGCGCGGCTGGCCGACTTGCCTGTTGTGCCTCGGCTACTGCCCGCGGTGACTGCGGAAGATGGCACGTCCCTACCCCACGCCATTGCGCGGGAGTACATTCCCGGCCGGCCTTTGGATAGAGATGTGCCGTTAGGTCCGGACTTCTTCACCCAGTTACGGCACGCGCTGGCTGAGATGCATCGCCGCGGCATTGCTTATGTCGACTTGCACAAGCGGGAAAACATCATCGTGGGCTGGAACGGCCAGCCTTACCTGGTCGATTTTCAAATCAGTTGGAACCATCGGTGGGAGGGGTCAGGGCCAGCGCTTCCCGTGGGCCAGTCCTGGACTTGGCGCTTAGCCGAGCGGGTGTTTTCTGCATTGTGTCAGGCGGACTTTTACCATTTGGAAAAACACATCCGCCGAGTGCAAGGCAGCCGGGGACCGCGCATCCCGCCTCCCGAATGGGTTCGCTGGCACCGTGCCGTCGCCGTTCCCTTCCGTGAACTGCGGCGGCGGTTGCTTGTTCTCTGCGGGATTCGCTCCGGTCGAGGTGCGGCTACCACGGAGCAGTTCGTCGAAGTGGCCTTTCGGTCGTCCGACACAGTTCGTTCTGCCGCGGCGTGA
- a CDS encoding DUF2237 family protein has translation MSQSRSQAKNVLGGPLQPCSFRPLTGFYRNGCCDTGPEDYGLHTVCCQVTAEFLAHQRSIGNDLITPVPFYGFPGLKPGDRWCVCVTRWKQSLEAGVACPVILEATHIHALEYVDLEDLQRHAIPIDSPHNGS, from the coding sequence ATGAGTCAATCCAGAAGCCAAGCCAAGAATGTGCTCGGTGGGCCGCTGCAACCGTGTTCCTTTCGCCCGTTGACCGGCTTTTATCGCAATGGCTGTTGCGATACCGGACCGGAGGATTACGGCTTACACACAGTCTGCTGCCAAGTGACGGCCGAGTTCTTAGCTCACCAGCGGTCCATCGGCAATGATTTGATCACTCCGGTCCCCTTTTATGGCTTTCCTGGTCTCAAGCCTGGAGATCGTTGGTGCGTGTGTGTGACCCGCTGGAAGCAATCCCTGGAAGCGGGGGTAGCCTGCCCCGTGATTCTGGAAGCTACCCACATTCACGCCCTGGAATACGTGGACCTAGAAGACCTCCAGCGGCATGCCATTCCCATAGACTCCCCGC